The following coding sequences lie in one Pseudoalteromonas sp. Scap06 genomic window:
- a CDS encoding peptidoglycan binding protein CsiV: protein MLLKKSLVVLCCLFSSTAFAERWFEVEVLIFKQPFAPYLQEDFSLKHDAIEDKNTLDLLSPVYKSQAMDACINGDPRFQKRTFADTLVNSNPQSAACNDSIDYVKSYDVLPVIPQAPAQETMEQTYLLAPEQLQFESQRQALDRKGLTPLLHTGWRFEGASKSRSPSIHLFAGSQLKNNMNTTISYADSDFISLINTPEPLFDEVQSPEMKWELDGLFKIHLRHYLFINAHFDINERRNNGDLESARFSQFRRVFSEDIHYFDHPRIGMIVQIRKFNH, encoded by the coding sequence ATGTTGCTGAAAAAATCGCTGGTTGTTTTATGCTGCTTGTTTAGTAGTACTGCATTTGCAGAGCGTTGGTTTGAAGTAGAAGTGTTGATATTTAAACAACCCTTTGCCCCATACCTACAAGAAGACTTTAGCTTAAAGCACGACGCCATTGAAGATAAAAACACCTTAGATTTACTAAGCCCTGTTTATAAAAGCCAAGCAATGGACGCATGTATAAACGGCGATCCGCGTTTTCAAAAGCGTACCTTTGCTGACACTCTAGTCAACTCAAACCCTCAGTCAGCAGCGTGTAACGACAGCATTGATTATGTCAAGAGTTACGATGTACTGCCAGTGATCCCTCAAGCACCTGCACAAGAGACGATGGAGCAAACTTACCTGTTAGCCCCTGAGCAGTTGCAGTTTGAATCACAACGTCAAGCCCTAGACCGTAAAGGGTTAACTCCTTTATTACATACTGGGTGGCGATTTGAAGGTGCGAGCAAATCACGTTCGCCTAGCATTCACTTGTTTGCAGGCAGCCAATTAAAAAACAATATGAACACCACGATTAGCTACGCAGATTCTGATTTTATTAGCTTAATAAATACGCCTGAGCCACTGTTTGACGAAGTCCAATCTCCCGAAATGAAATGGGAATTAGATGGCCTATTCAAAATACATTTGCGCCATTACTTATTCATTAATGCACACTTTGATATAAATGAAAGACGTAACAATGGCGATCTAGAGTCAGCCCGCTTTTCACAGTTTAGACGAGTGTTCAGTGAAGACATTCATTATTTTGATCACCCTCGTATAGGGATGATTGTGCAAATTCGAAAATTTAATCATTAA
- the mfd gene encoding transcription-repair coupling factor yields the protein MAFEQWAALPWVKSQKDKIQWGELLGSGLSIAIAQGVKQQDNLVLIVTPDTPSALRLETELEYLLPDNPVMVFPDWETLPYDHFSPHQDIISARLATLNTLKKEQQSVLIVPVSTLMLRTAPASFIYGSTLNFKVGDRLDTHALRDNLEQAGYLHVQQVMEHGEYAIRGSIVDLYPMGSKHPFRLDFFDDELDTIRLFDVETQRSDDKVEKIELLPAHEFPTNESDIERFRISYREKFGASAEQDSVYMQVSKGNWPAGIEYYMPLFFEGLATIFDYLPDSTTVMQLGDLEHAADNFWHDVNVRYENRRVDPLRPLLPPDELYQPINELFSNLGNYGRIRLSQAKLGTKAGNKNLAVNELPNVRIDHKQHQPYDAFINYVAEQKKKKGRVVISVESDGRRESLLSILKPSGLKFKEFDSFEQFTNSSNDVGLIVSPLEQSVVLSTKPSLSIITEQELLGIKVSQRRRRKHKYEASQDALIRNLAELKEGQPVVHLDHGVGRYQGLQTIDAAGVVTEFVTITYAGEAKLYVPVSALHMLSRYSGGEEASAPLHKLGSDAWDKAKKRAAEKVRDVAAELLDIYAQRQAKPGNKFTLDGQAYRQFSDSFPFEETDDQRNAIEAVLGDMQSKQAMDRLVCGDVGFGKTEVAMRAAFVAVNDNKQVAILVPTTLLAQQHYDNFKDRFADFPIEVGVLSRFNSAKEQKETLERMNDGKLDVVIGTHKLIQQDINFKDLGLLIVDEEHRFGVRQKEKIKALRADVDILTLTATPIPRTLNMAMSGMRDLSIIATPPAKRLAVKTFVRQRDEELIREAVLREIKRGGQVYFLHNNVETIERVAQEISEWVPEATVTSAHGQMREQELEQIMTDFYHQKYNVLVCTTIIETGIDVPTANTIIMDRADKLGLAQLHQLRGRVGRSHHQAYAYLLTGNPKALSKDAKKRLDAIASLEDLGAGFALATHDLEIRGAGELLGDDQSGQMQTIGFNLYMEMLEQAVNALKNGQEPTLENLLQKQTEVDLKLPALLPDDYIHDVNARLGMYKRVASCANLADIDELQVELIDRFGLLPDAAKNLFSLQQLKMQASNLGITKIEANPKGGYFEFSQNTKVNPSFIIGLIQSAPHIYKMDGANKLRFAISEANARERLKMITAMIADFKKKVSH from the coding sequence ATGGCGTTTGAGCAATGGGCAGCCTTGCCTTGGGTAAAATCTCAAAAAGATAAAATTCAATGGGGCGAACTTCTAGGCAGTGGCTTAAGCATTGCTATTGCACAAGGTGTTAAGCAGCAAGACAACTTAGTGTTAATTGTTACCCCTGATACCCCAAGTGCTCTGCGCCTTGAAACAGAATTAGAGTACTTGCTGCCTGATAACCCAGTAATGGTTTTTCCAGATTGGGAAACATTGCCTTATGATCACTTCTCTCCCCACCAAGATATTATTTCAGCACGTTTAGCAACACTCAATACACTGAAAAAAGAGCAACAAAGCGTGCTCATTGTTCCGGTATCAACCTTGATGCTGCGCACCGCCCCAGCATCATTTATATACGGCTCAACGCTGAATTTTAAAGTAGGCGATAGATTAGACACCCATGCTCTGCGGGACAATTTAGAGCAAGCGGGTTACTTACATGTGCAACAAGTCATGGAGCATGGCGAGTACGCTATACGCGGCTCAATTGTTGATTTATACCCCATGGGGAGTAAGCATCCATTTAGGCTCGACTTTTTTGATGATGAGCTTGATACCATCCGTTTATTTGATGTGGAAACTCAGCGCTCAGACGATAAAGTAGAAAAAATTGAGCTACTACCTGCTCATGAGTTTCCTACTAACGAATCAGATATTGAACGTTTCAGAATAAGCTATCGTGAAAAATTTGGCGCAAGTGCTGAGCAAGACTCTGTCTACATGCAGGTCAGCAAAGGCAATTGGCCAGCAGGTATAGAATATTACATGCCGCTGTTTTTTGAAGGCTTAGCAACCATTTTCGACTACTTGCCTGACTCAACAACCGTCATGCAATTAGGAGATTTAGAGCATGCAGCAGATAACTTTTGGCACGATGTTAATGTACGCTATGAGAACCGCCGTGTAGATCCTCTACGCCCACTATTACCACCCGATGAGTTATATCAGCCAATTAATGAGCTGTTTTCTAATTTAGGCAATTATGGCCGCATTCGTCTATCGCAAGCAAAGTTAGGCACAAAAGCGGGCAATAAAAATCTCGCAGTTAATGAATTGCCCAATGTACGCATCGATCATAAACAACATCAACCCTACGATGCATTTATTAACTATGTAGCTGAGCAAAAAAAGAAAAAAGGCCGAGTGGTTATTAGTGTTGAGTCGGACGGTCGACGCGAATCATTACTGAGTATATTAAAACCCAGCGGCTTAAAATTTAAAGAATTTGATAGCTTTGAGCAGTTTACCAACAGCAGTAATGACGTTGGTTTAATTGTCAGTCCGCTTGAGCAAAGTGTGGTGCTTAGTACTAAACCAAGCTTGAGCATTATTACCGAGCAAGAATTGCTTGGGATCAAAGTATCACAACGCAGACGCCGTAAGCACAAGTATGAAGCAAGCCAAGACGCGTTAATTCGTAACTTAGCAGAGCTTAAAGAAGGACAACCGGTTGTGCACCTTGACCATGGTGTGGGCCGTTATCAAGGGCTGCAAACGATTGATGCCGCCGGTGTGGTGACTGAATTTGTGACCATTACTTATGCAGGTGAAGCAAAACTGTATGTGCCGGTATCGGCACTTCATATGCTTAGTCGTTACTCTGGGGGTGAAGAGGCCAGTGCGCCACTGCATAAGCTCGGCTCTGATGCCTGGGATAAAGCAAAAAAACGCGCCGCTGAAAAAGTCCGTGATGTGGCTGCTGAGTTACTCGATATTTACGCACAACGCCAGGCTAAGCCTGGTAATAAGTTTACGCTTGATGGCCAAGCTTATCGCCAATTTAGTGATAGCTTTCCGTTTGAAGAAACAGATGATCAACGTAACGCCATTGAAGCGGTACTTGGTGACATGCAGTCAAAACAAGCCATGGATCGTTTAGTATGTGGTGATGTTGGTTTTGGTAAAACCGAAGTAGCTATGCGGGCAGCCTTTGTAGCGGTTAACGATAATAAGCAGGTGGCTATTTTAGTCCCTACCACCCTACTTGCTCAACAACACTACGATAATTTTAAAGACCGCTTTGCTGATTTTCCAATTGAAGTGGGGGTGCTATCGCGTTTTAATTCGGCCAAAGAGCAAAAAGAAACCCTTGAAAGAATGAATGATGGCAAGCTAGATGTGGTTATTGGCACTCATAAATTGATTCAACAAGATATCAACTTTAAAGATTTAGGCCTGTTAATTGTTGATGAAGAACACCGATTTGGGGTTCGTCAAAAAGAAAAAATTAAAGCTCTGAGAGCTGATGTAGACATACTCACTCTGACCGCAACCCCTATTCCGCGTACATTAAACATGGCGATGAGTGGCATGCGTGATTTATCAATTATTGCCACTCCACCGGCTAAACGTTTAGCGGTTAAAACCTTTGTACGCCAACGCGACGAAGAGCTTATTCGCGAAGCGGTACTACGTGAAATTAAACGTGGCGGCCAAGTATACTTTTTACATAACAACGTAGAAACCATTGAACGTGTCGCTCAAGAAATTAGCGAATGGGTGCCTGAGGCAACAGTAACCTCTGCACATGGTCAAATGCGAGAGCAAGAGCTAGAGCAAATAATGACCGATTTTTATCATCAAAAATACAATGTCCTTGTGTGTACCACGATTATTGAAACCGGTATTGATGTGCCCACAGCAAACACCATAATTATGGATAGAGCCGATAAACTTGGTCTTGCTCAGCTACACCAATTGCGCGGACGTGTAGGTAGAAGCCATCATCAAGCCTATGCTTACTTACTTACCGGTAACCCTAAGGCACTCTCTAAAGATGCGAAAAAACGTTTAGATGCGATTGCATCATTGGAAGATTTAGGTGCAGGCTTTGCCTTAGCAACTCATGATTTAGAAATTCGTGGTGCGGGTGAGCTATTAGGCGATGATCAATCAGGGCAAATGCAAACCATTGGCTTTAATTTATACATGGAAATGCTTGAGCAAGCCGTTAACGCACTTAAAAATGGTCAAGAGCCAACCCTTGAAAATCTATTACAAAAACAAACAGAAGTAGACTTAAAGTTACCTGCCTTGTTACCTGATGATTATATTCATGATGTTAACGCGCGTTTAGGTATGTACAAGCGAGTAGCAAGTTGTGCTAACCTTGCTGATATTGATGAGCTGCAGGTAGAATTAATAGACCGCTTTGGTTTGTTACCTGATGCAGCTAAAAACTTATTTAGTTTACAACAACTAAAGATGCAAGCGAGTAATTTAGGCATAACTAAAATAGAGGCAAACCCGAAAGGGGGCTACTTTGAGTTTAGTCAAAACACTAAGGTTAATCCTAGCTTCATTATTGGTTTGATACAAAGTGCGCCACATATTTATAAGATGGATGGCGCAAATAAATTACGCTTTGCCATTAGCGAGGCGAATGCCCGTGAACGCTTAAAAATGATCACTGCTATGATTGCAGATTTCAAAAAAAAGGTTAGCCATTAA
- a CDS encoding carbon-nitrogen hydrolase: MTSPAHLSVALVQQSNSDNAGHNIEKSIAGIRDAASKGAQLVVLQELHRSLYFCQTEDVDVFDLAETIPGPSSNTLGELAKELGIVIVASLFEKRATGLYHNTAVVLEKDGSIAGKYRKMHIPDDPGFYEKFYFTPGDLGFEPIQTSVGKLGVLVCWDQWFPEAARLMAMAGAELLIYPTAIGWDPRDDKDEQTRQKDAWVISQRAHAVANGVPVISCNRVGHESDPSGQSDGIQFWGNSFIAGPQGEILAEADNQNEQILMVKLDQKRSENVRRIWPYLRDRRIDHYQDLTKIYRD; encoded by the coding sequence ATGACAAGCCCTGCACATTTATCAGTTGCCTTAGTGCAACAAAGCAACAGTGACAACGCTGGACATAATATTGAAAAATCAATTGCGGGCATTCGCGATGCAGCTAGTAAAGGCGCGCAACTTGTTGTATTACAAGAGTTACACCGCAGTTTATATTTTTGCCAAACCGAAGACGTTGATGTATTTGATTTAGCAGAAACAATACCAGGCCCAAGTAGCAACACTTTAGGCGAACTCGCCAAAGAACTCGGTATTGTTATTGTGGCTTCATTATTTGAGAAACGTGCTACGGGTCTTTATCACAATACCGCCGTGGTGCTTGAAAAAGACGGCAGTATTGCAGGTAAATACCGTAAAATGCATATTCCAGACGACCCTGGGTTTTATGAAAAGTTTTACTTTACCCCTGGGGACTTAGGCTTTGAGCCTATTCAAACCTCTGTAGGTAAACTAGGTGTACTGGTGTGTTGGGATCAATGGTTTCCTGAAGCCGCGCGCTTAATGGCAATGGCCGGTGCTGAGCTTTTAATTTACCCAACAGCTATTGGCTGGGATCCACGCGATGATAAAGATGAGCAAACCCGCCAAAAAGATGCTTGGGTTATTTCACAGCGAGCGCATGCGGTTGCTAATGGCGTTCCGGTGATTAGCTGTAATCGGGTTGGTCATGAAAGCGACCCGAGCGGTCAAAGTGACGGCATTCAATTTTGGGGCAACTCGTTTATTGCAGGCCCTCAAGGCGAGATTTTGGCAGAGGCTGATAACCAAAATGAACAAATATTAATGGTAAAACTTGATCAAAAACGCAGTGAGAACGTAAGACGTATCTGGCCGTATTTACGCGACCGTAGAATTGATCATTATCAAGATTTAACAAAAATTTACCGTGACTAA
- a CDS encoding agmatine/peptidylarginine deiminase, producing the protein MNFRLLPEWAEQDAVMLTWPHKNTDWADNLARVEPVYIELAKHITAQQALVIVAHDEALKTHISSLLNDAGIEQTRVYFVVTPTNDTWARDHGPLTCSAIEKPDQLKVFDFTFNGWGNKFESALDNQINNTLVKQLSNTSNQYQALDMVLEGGGIEINEHGVLLTTSECLLNKNRNPDLNPSDIEVLLKAHLGATDFLWVDHGYLAGDDTDSHIDTLVRFAPNNTLVYVKCDDKSDEHFSALDAMEKQLQSFKTADQTPYKLIELPWPKAVYDDENTRLPATYANYLIINNAVLVPIYDDVNDQRALTQVQKAYPEHKIIGVNCLPIIEQFGSLHCITMQLPRGFLAGAAQ; encoded by the coding sequence ATGAACTTTAGACTTTTACCTGAATGGGCCGAGCAAGATGCTGTTATGCTTACATGGCCTCATAAAAATACCGATTGGGCTGATAATTTAGCGCGTGTTGAACCCGTTTATATTGAACTTGCAAAACATATTACCGCGCAACAAGCCTTAGTGATTGTAGCTCATGATGAGGCATTAAAAACCCACATTAGTTCGTTACTAAATGATGCTGGTATTGAGCAAACCCGTGTATATTTTGTTGTTACTCCTACTAACGACACGTGGGCGCGTGACCATGGCCCACTTACGTGCAGCGCTATAGAAAAGCCAGATCAATTAAAAGTCTTCGACTTTACCTTTAATGGCTGGGGTAATAAGTTTGAAAGCGCCCTTGATAATCAAATAAACAACACATTAGTTAAACAGCTAAGTAATACAAGTAACCAGTATCAGGCCCTCGATATGGTGCTTGAAGGCGGTGGTATTGAAATTAATGAACACGGTGTATTGCTGACAACCAGCGAATGTTTACTGAATAAAAACCGTAACCCTGATTTAAACCCAAGTGACATAGAAGTACTTTTAAAAGCGCACTTAGGCGCTACTGATTTTTTATGGGTTGATCATGGTTATTTAGCCGGTGACGACACCGATAGCCACATTGATACGCTCGTTCGCTTTGCACCTAACAACACCCTTGTGTATGTAAAATGTGACGATAAAAGCGATGAGCATTTTAGCGCGCTAGATGCCATGGAAAAACAACTACAAAGCTTTAAAACTGCTGATCAAACCCCATATAAGCTAATTGAGTTACCGTGGCCAAAAGCCGTGTATGACGATGAAAATACGCGTCTACCTGCCACCTATGCAAATTACTTAATTATAAATAACGCAGTATTAGTGCCTATTTATGATGACGTAAACGACCAACGTGCTTTAACACAGGTTCAAAAAGCATACCCAGAGCACAAAATTATTGGTGTAAATTGTTTACCTATTATTGAACAATTTGGCAGTCTTCACTGCATTACAATGCAATTACCTCGTGGATTTTTAGCTGGAGCAGCACAATGA
- a CDS encoding PilZ domain-containing protein — protein sequence MNNQKLADFELYFQIEESNRVNLFAVDDAVVPKSLAELDADIPPLFKLANEVSSLDQSALGPLRNLGDIAQELTTFLQAQSRKIDLIMSHILASEQPEDNSIYCDSYGGGGIKFTSEHLYTLGQKFRTKLFLQHEASAVYCYSEVVAIEKQDNEHYQYTLLFVSIRDSDQELVVRASLHAQTRQLKKRQQLEKAKESSNE from the coding sequence ATGAATAATCAAAAATTAGCTGATTTTGAGCTTTACTTTCAAATTGAAGAGAGCAATCGCGTCAATCTATTTGCCGTAGATGACGCAGTGGTACCAAAAAGTTTGGCTGAACTAGACGCAGATATTCCGCCTTTATTTAAACTTGCTAACGAAGTCAGTAGTTTAGATCAAAGTGCTTTGGGTCCTTTACGTAACTTAGGAGATATTGCCCAAGAACTGACGACGTTTTTACAAGCCCAGTCGCGTAAGATAGATTTGATCATGAGCCATATTTTAGCTTCAGAACAACCTGAAGATAACTCAATTTATTGCGATAGTTATGGCGGCGGCGGAATTAAGTTTACCAGTGAACATTTGTACACATTAGGTCAGAAATTTCGTACCAAACTGTTTTTACAGCATGAAGCCTCTGCGGTGTATTGTTATAGCGAAGTTGTTGCTATAGAAAAACAAGACAATGAGCATTACCAGTATACCCTGCTATTCGTATCAATAAGAGACAGTGATCAAGAGTTGGTTGTTAGAGCCAGTTTACATGCACAAACACGCCAACTTAAAAAGCGCCAACAACTTGAAAAAGCGAAAGAGAGTTCAAACGAGTAA
- a CDS encoding RNA polymerase sigma factor, producing the protein MARGIKLASTFSDISTQLRRFVSKIVLPDDVDDIVQETFVKSYEAELKQDIQYTRSYMLKTAKHLALNHIAKWDNKFSTPLNHETELPKLLKSMQLEDEYTSKERFLLFCRATEQLSPVVRKCFILKKVYGMSQKEIAQQMQLSQSTVEKHIAKGLLNTMLYMRDEAHDENCQQSASIVRAVK; encoded by the coding sequence GTGGCTCGAGGAATTAAATTAGCCAGTACATTCTCAGATATATCCACGCAACTGCGGCGCTTTGTGTCTAAAATTGTGTTACCTGACGATGTTGATGATATTGTTCAAGAAACCTTTGTTAAAAGTTATGAAGCAGAGCTAAAACAAGATATTCAATACACCCGCAGTTATATGTTGAAAACAGCTAAACATCTCGCCCTAAATCATATAGCTAAATGGGATAATAAATTTAGTACTCCTTTAAATCACGAAACTGAACTTCCTAAATTGCTAAAATCGATGCAATTAGAAGATGAATATACCTCCAAAGAGCGTTTTTTACTATTTTGTCGTGCTACTGAGCAGCTAAGCCCTGTAGTGAGAAAATGTTTTATATTAAAAAAAGTATATGGGATGAGCCAAAAAGAGATCGCACAGCAAATGCAGCTAAGTCAAAGTACGGTAGAAAAGCACATTGCTAAAGGGCTACTAAACACCATGCTATATATGCGCGACGAAGCGCACGATGAGAATTGCCAACAAAGTGCGAGCATAGTGAGGGCTGTAAAATGA
- a CDS encoding FecR family protein — protein MSNIHQFTSKELILEKASQWISAIDRGLSTQEQEQFKLWMLQSTAHQNAVYELAQLWDDLSVLNELSVLFPNKHSAGIQTKPAYVYGIAASVVAALMMCSYFLLNMQSNFNQDLAKVNYTKIYKTKVGEQATYVLPDGTIVQLNTNSSLEVAYSQGRRQLLLSRGEGRFNVAKDASRPFSVMAGDKSFTALGTVFNVQRNTSSDLELVVTEGKVMITDPSVAVNADDFKAYQQADNSNQDIRQINANIVISGEKAIIEQSVTKPITQLSVDDVQRDLAWQNGMLIFNGEKLVDALNEVSRYTATRFELSSDELARIKVAGVFKAGDVAGLLESLQNNFSIEHERLGEHVVSLKYQKKS, from the coding sequence ATGAGTAACATCCATCAATTTACATCAAAAGAGTTAATCTTAGAAAAAGCATCGCAATGGATAAGCGCGATTGATCGTGGCTTAAGTACACAAGAGCAAGAGCAATTTAAACTGTGGATGCTACAAAGCACGGCTCATCAGAATGCGGTATATGAATTAGCACAACTGTGGGATGACTTAAGTGTGCTTAACGAGCTCAGCGTATTATTTCCTAATAAGCACTCAGCTGGCATTCAAACCAAGCCTGCTTATGTATACGGTATTGCGGCAAGTGTTGTTGCAGCCTTAATGATGTGTAGCTACTTTTTGCTAAACATGCAGAGCAACTTTAACCAAGATCTCGCTAAAGTAAATTACACAAAAATTTATAAAACAAAGGTTGGCGAGCAAGCAACCTATGTTTTACCAGATGGCACCATAGTTCAGCTTAATACCAATAGTTCACTAGAAGTCGCTTATAGCCAAGGACGCAGACAGTTATTACTAAGTCGTGGAGAAGGGCGTTTTAATGTAGCTAAAGATGCATCACGCCCGTTTAGTGTTATGGCGGGGGATAAAAGCTTTACCGCGCTTGGTACAGTATTCAACGTGCAGCGCAATACCTCATCTGATCTTGAATTGGTAGTTACTGAAGGTAAAGTAATGATCACCGACCCTAGTGTTGCTGTTAATGCTGACGATTTTAAAGCGTATCAACAAGCTGATAACAGCAACCAAGATATTCGCCAAATCAATGCCAACATTGTGATTTCTGGTGAAAAAGCCATTATTGAACAAAGCGTTACCAAACCAATCACACAGTTATCGGTTGATGATGTACAACGTGATTTAGCTTGGCAAAATGGCATGTTGATATTTAATGGCGAAAAGTTAGTTGATGCCTTAAACGAGGTTAGCCGTTATACCGCCACTCGGTTTGAATTATCATCTGATGAATTAGCGCGTATTAAAGTGGCAGGCGTTTTTAAAGCGGGTGATGTTGCAGGGCTTTTAGAGAGCCTACAAAATAACTTTTCAATTGAACATGAGCGTTTAGGCGAGCATGTTGTTAGTTTAAAATATCAAAAAAAATCATAG